The Anomaloglossus baeobatrachus isolate aAnoBae1 chromosome 4, aAnoBae1.hap1, whole genome shotgun sequence genome contains the following window.
CATTATTCACGCACCGCTGCTTGTGGATCCGCACCATTATTCACGCACCGCTGCTTGTGGATCCGCACCATTATTCACGCACCGCTGCTTGTGGATCCGCACCATTATTCACGCACCGCTGCTTGTAGATCCGCACCATTATTCACACACCGCTTGCTTGTAGATCCGCACCATTATTCACACACCGCTTGCTTGTAGATCCGCACCATTATTCACTCACCGCTGCTTGTAGATCCGCACCATTATTCACGCACCGCTGCTTGTAGATCCGCACCATTATTCACACACCGCTTGCTTGTAGATCCGCACCATTATTCACTCACCGCTGCTTGTAGATCCGCACCATTATTCACGCACCGCTTGCTTGTAGATCCGCACCATTATTCACACACCGCTGCTTGTAGATCCGCACCATTATTCACGCACCGCTTGCTTGTAGATCCGCACCATTATTCACACACCGCTGCTTGTAGATCCGCACCATTATTCACGCACCGCTGCTTGTGGATCCGCACCATTATTCACACACCGCTTGCTTGTGGATCCGCACCATTATTCACACACCGCTTGCTTGTAGATCCGCACCATTATTCACGCACCGCTGCTTGTAGATCCGCACCATTATTCACGCACCGCTGCTTGTAGATCCGCACCATTATTCACGCACCGCTGCTTGTAGATCCGCACCATTATTCACTCACCGCTGCTTGTAGATCCGCACCATTATTCACTCACCGCTGCTTGTAGATCCGCACCATTATTCACTCACCGTTGCTTGTAGATCCGCACCATTATTCACTCACCGCTGCTTGTAGATCCGCACCATTATTCACTCACCGCTGCTTGTAGATCCGCACCATTATTCACTCACCGTTGCTTGTAGATCCGCACCATTATTCACTCACCGCTGCTTGTAGATCCGCACCATTATTCACTCACCGTTGCTTGTAGATCCGCACCATTATTCACTCACCGCTGCTTGTAGATCCGCACCATTATTCACTCACCGCTGCTTGTAGATCCGCACCATTATTCACTCACCGTTGCTTGTAGATCCGCACCATTATTCACTCACCGCTGCTTGTAGATCCGCACCATTATTTGCACACCACTGCTTGTGGATCCTCGCCATTGCACTGTTATTGCCTGTAGTGCCATCATTTCTCTCTGCTTCTTTCAGAGTTTGCCGTTAAACCCCAAACCCTTTCTGAATGGACTCACTGGTAAGCCTGTAATGGTGAAGCTGaagtgggggatggagtacaagggCTACCTAGTGTCAGTGGATGGATATATGAACATGCAGGTAAGCCATTTGGATCTTCTGCTGGCCCTGCAGTGATGACTTTCTGTCCATTATTCTCCTAATCGCTGGCCTTCGTGGTCACGAGACATCACCGCTGAGGCAAAATGTCACGTGAATGATGGACATGATAGGGGATCCAAATGTAGTAATTTCTTTATTCTATGACATTCCCTACTAAATATTGTAAAATCTTGAAAAACCCTATTGATCTGTTCTGGTACGTCCCCACAACATAAACTCGTGAGCTTTCCTGGTGCTTTCACCAAACATACCCTGCCGACTGAGCGTGCCTGGTCAGGATAGAGACATTTTAAAAGGCTATCAATaaaccgttaaagggaacctgtcaggtgcaatatgcacccaggaccacgagcagttctgggtgcatattgctaatccctgcctaaccatccctgtatacactagcatagataaagagatctttagaaaaagtattactaaagaccatttatgagatgctaatgagcgcagtgACTAGTCGCAGGGGTCTTAGTTCCctagctagtcggcccccttagcatgttatcacacccctgtgggcatgatataaTTCTTTATAACAGCCAGCATTGTGGCAGCTCGATACAAAACCACGCATGCGTGCTGCTTTGTACCCGTTAGCATTGACTTTCTTTGACGGCGGGTTGTCTCAGCTTCAAAGACCTTTGCTGCCCATTACCGGAAGTTATCCACACCTCCAGTGATGCGCACTactcctctctgaagccaggacacatacacccggcttctgggtagtgtgcatgatcggaagtgcgGATGACGTCTGATCATGGGCAGTGAGGGTCTTTGAAGCCGAGACAACCTGGCATCAAAGGTCAACGCTAACGGGTACAAAGTCGCATGTATGCTTGGTTTTGTATGGAGCTGCAAAAATGCTGGCTGTTATATAGCATTATACACGCCCACAActgtgtgataacatgctaagtggaccgactagccagggaactaacacccctgcaactagtccctggcctcattagcatatttatGCTGAGATACTCAAATGAGACATCATCAGTGGAATGGGGCTCTGGTTTTCCTAATGCTGAAACAAAGCGTTATCAGTGACGACATTTTCAAGGCCTGGGCTAGTCACTGCTCTTCTGAGCATATGTCTGTTGTCAATTCCGGTGTGTGCTAAGTAGGTGCTCACCGCTATATTCCTTTTCAATGCACCGTGAGCTCCCTCGTCGGTAATGAACAGTAGTGAGCTGGCAAGAGAGCACACTGTTGGTGCACCTTCTAAGGAGATTCTGTCTCTGGGGTGGGGCTAATCTCTGCTCGCCCCATTTACTCCTTTACAATGCTCACTGATAGTGTGCTCTCGTCACTTTTCATTAGAGCTGACGAGGGAACCCACTGTCACTATGCATTGAAAATGAACATTATGCAGGGAACTCCCACTcagtatacagtgtgtctacccatatcctgtccaccgccattaacttgagaacggcggcagctataggcatagaagtggtgtctaggtatagtaaagtagccatgcgctacgcaatgaaaccccctatagcgccacctggtggaaaacaacggagttagcatttttatctcaaacggaacgagatagagaaaaaaagtaaattacaaagttttagggcatcatcaatCAATACGAATCGACGgcttgcatacagaaaagctatgattagaacgtgtaaaactcacaaggctgcggacgtgaagcgatacctcatggagaccttcctacaagccattgggtatggtggctgtatggagtggcctccacgctcacctgacctgaccccattggacttctttctatgaggtcacatcaaacagcaggtgtatgcgacccctccaccaacattgcaggacctacgacgacgtatcacagatgcttgtgcaaacgtgtcacctaccatattgcacaacgtgcagcaagatacagtatgctgtccagagtccagatgtgcattgcagccgatggtggccactttgagcatcaaagttaaatgagcgccatatgtgtgaccagcattcaatgttttggggggctcATGTGttttatatcatagcatttctgtatgcaaggtgtcaatttgtattgaattgatgatgccctacaattttttttatttcattttttttctctatcttgttccgttttcgttgttttccaccaggtggcgctataggtaatTTCATTGCGTAAtgcatggttactttactatacctatacaccacttctatgcctatagctgccgccattctcaagttaatggcggtggacaggatatgggtggacacactgtatgtcagAATTGAGAAACGACGCATGTTCCGTAGAGCAGGGACTAGTCCAGCCCCCAACATGGACTCGCTGACGCTTCATTTTAGGGTGGAGGAAGCGACTGCAGCAGTGACCGCAGcaatgactgcagcctctgcccgcTGATGACATCTTGTGTTAGTCCCAGCATTCactggggattctcaaacaaaATGTGATCAAACCAGAAGTAAAAACAAAAAGCAGCGCAGAAagggaatggtagggaatttttaGTTAAAGTATATCAGAAAAGTTGTTGGACTATTACATTAAATGGACATTTAAGATTAAAATCCACATTAGTTTCAGGCCACCCCTTTAAGTTGGCCGTACATTTAAGGATTTCAGATGGCCATTTTCTTAATGGTTAAGGTTAAGGACTGTAAGGGTGTAGTCTTGGGTGACAATATGATTAGGTAAAATTATCATTTGGACCAAATGACTAGGCCCTGCTATGATCCGTGGCCTAGTCTGGGCTTTTattaatgggattaagatctgctgTTCTGCAGAACAGctttactactgcagctccaagccGCAACAGAAGAAAGTCTTTTCGTAGATATGTGCCTGTATCCAATATCCATCATTAGTCAGCATCTGTCATGCTCTTTGTGTCATAAAGAAGTCAACAGAAAGTTTGTCTAGAGCCACCTAACCAGACAGCCAAGATCTGTCGTGTGGTCTGTGGGAGGCTGCTAAAGGCTTCCCAGTGCTATACAGATGTAATCGCAAAGAAAATCCCTTTAAAGGTGAACATGTAGTAATGTACAGTAACGTGTAATTTACATTGCAGCTTGCAAACACGGAAGAATATATCGATGGCGCGTTGTCTGGACATCTCGGAGAAGTTTTGATCAGGTAAGTATCATTTTGTATGTGTTCCTGAACATATCATTGGCATAGAACATTTGCCTGGCCACTTGAAGTTATTGAGTTTAAACTGAGTTTAAGAGAATAACGACATTTCTAAGCAAAGGTATTGTATTGTATTATGGTAAGTAGACCACAGTATAATACACTAGGATAGGCACATACACTGGAAAATAGGCAGGGAGCGATGATGCCCATA
Protein-coding sequences here:
- the SNRPF gene encoding small nuclear ribonucleoprotein F; this translates as MSLPLNPKPFLNGLTGKPVMVKLKWGMEYKGYLVSVDGYMNMQLANTEEYIDGALSGHLGEVLIRCNNVLYIRGVEEEEEDGEMRE